From the Leucobacter tenebrionis genome, one window contains:
- a CDS encoding Rep family protein, giving the protein MVVVAKRENNPTSIGLTQYLDPSYWTWAAEDPNGAALLQQGAGTILAYVVQRLEAIGCEVTEAYGIVHDKDEREVWSDTEKAHVVEPKPEHLHAVIKLASRAKSAPLDRLAFAIGVEPQYVEKPGRGRYAYDNMLSYLTHVKYADKHQYAPSEVATVRGPDYLGIDAQRREAWLKGRAHVKKKVVAENFEDMRERVLQGEITRDQIMLTDDLFDIYSRHQREIDDALSAYGQRRAYRAAAKLRAGEFSTMVVYIHGDAGIGKTRFATDFITEAINAANAHGERWQVYRAATGNPLDDWRGEEVLLLDDLRASAMDANDWLLLLDPYNASPAKARYKNKGEVAPRLIVITATIEPVEFFYYARQKGNVDEALDQFIRRLASVVKVYRADDINRYLVQHIGKVEPYEWHQCDLPAAVHTPGVNGNAYHQHVAPSRTLTYGPETSAEHDAESAVVELLSGLAVRSPDVPLALIGGAA; this is encoded by the coding sequence GTGGTCGTCGTGGCTAAGCGGGAGAACAACCCGACGAGCATCGGCCTCACGCAGTACCTCGATCCGTCGTACTGGACCTGGGCCGCCGAGGATCCGAACGGTGCCGCACTGCTCCAGCAGGGGGCCGGGACGATCCTCGCCTACGTGGTGCAGCGGCTCGAGGCCATCGGCTGCGAGGTCACCGAGGCCTACGGCATCGTGCACGACAAGGACGAGCGCGAGGTCTGGAGCGACACGGAGAAGGCCCACGTGGTCGAGCCGAAGCCCGAGCACCTGCACGCGGTCATCAAGCTCGCCAGCCGTGCGAAGAGCGCGCCGCTGGATCGGCTGGCGTTCGCAATCGGTGTCGAGCCACAGTACGTCGAGAAGCCGGGTCGCGGCCGGTACGCCTACGACAACATGCTGTCGTATCTGACGCACGTGAAGTACGCGGACAAGCACCAGTACGCGCCGTCGGAGGTTGCCACGGTGCGCGGTCCGGACTACCTCGGCATCGACGCCCAGCGCCGGGAGGCGTGGCTCAAGGGCCGCGCCCACGTGAAGAAGAAGGTCGTCGCCGAGAACTTCGAGGACATGCGCGAGCGGGTGCTCCAGGGCGAGATCACGCGCGATCAGATCATGCTCACCGATGACCTGTTCGACATCTACTCTCGGCATCAGCGGGAGATCGACGACGCGCTGTCGGCCTATGGTCAGCGCCGCGCGTACCGGGCAGCCGCGAAGCTGCGCGCGGGTGAGTTCTCGACAATGGTCGTCTACATCCACGGGGATGCCGGTATCGGCAAGACCAGGTTCGCCACGGACTTCATCACCGAGGCGATCAATGCGGCGAACGCGCACGGCGAGCGGTGGCAGGTCTATCGGGCCGCGACGGGGAACCCGCTAGATGACTGGCGGGGTGAGGAGGTGCTGCTGCTGGACGACCTGCGGGCCTCGGCGATGGACGCGAACGACTGGCTGCTGCTGCTCGATCCGTACAACGCCTCGCCTGCGAAGGCCCGCTACAAGAACAAGGGCGAGGTGGCTCCGCGCCTCATCGTCATCACGGCCACCATCGAACCGGTCGAATTCTTCTACTACGCCCGACAGAAGGGCAACGTGGACGAGGCGCTGGACCAGTTCATCCGCCGCCTGGCGTCGGTCGTGAAGGTCTACCGGGCCGACGACATCAACCGCTACCTCGTGCAGCATATCGGGAAGGTCGAGCCCTACGAGTGGCATCAGTGCGACCTCCCGGCTGCCGTTCACACGCCGGGTGTCAACGGCAACGCCTACCACCAGCATGTGGCTCCGTCGCGCACGCTCACCTACGGCCCGGAGACCTCCGCGGAGCACGATGCTGAGAGCGCGGTCGTCGAGCTGTTGAGCGGGCTCGCGGTGCGTAGCCCGGACGTGCCGCTGGCGCTGATCGGAGGTGCGGCATGA
- a CDS encoding recombinase family protein, with the protein MVDLVPLRGTNEVAAYVRASMDRKGDRWTVDTQLKKIRALAEAKDWQVVEVYEDNAVSATKKRRAGTRWAEMLEDARAGRFSMVVAVDMDRLLRSTKDLNTLIDLGLRVVTVDGEIDLSTADGEFRATMLAALARFEARRKAERQIRSNERRRAEGIPASTWKAFGWTRDGELIPEEAEAVRRAFDAFLGEPALSIRRIREDLNSAGHVTARGQAFSVDAVRYLLANPLYAGYIKHYASGELYPVQGGAFPPIVSEQTWRAAVAKLEDNVRRSARQGNQPKYLLSSIGLCGRCGATLVSGTNSRKQPTYRCGEQFHLTRQREPVDAMVTEAVLTRLSSADVHDLVMPQDDAGPDREELLTERNALVERVKELSPLLRDIHQPVLEITAAINDVKARIDEIDAELLDRSVSAAAKLLADVDEPVGTAERREVVESKWKELDVDRRRMLVDELVTVTIEPIAPGHVKFDPDLIRIEPRRD; encoded by the coding sequence ATGGTCGATCTGGTACCGCTGAGGGGGACGAACGAGGTCGCGGCGTACGTCCGTGCCTCCATGGACCGCAAGGGCGACCGCTGGACGGTAGACACGCAGCTGAAGAAGATCAGGGCGCTGGCCGAGGCCAAGGACTGGCAGGTCGTCGAGGTCTACGAGGACAACGCGGTGTCGGCGACGAAGAAGCGCCGCGCTGGCACACGTTGGGCCGAGATGCTGGAGGACGCCCGAGCGGGCCGGTTCTCGATGGTCGTCGCGGTGGATATGGACCGTCTCCTGCGCAGCACGAAGGACCTCAACACCCTGATCGACCTCGGCCTCCGCGTCGTCACCGTTGACGGCGAGATCGACCTCTCGACGGCGGACGGGGAGTTCCGCGCGACGATGCTCGCCGCCCTTGCCCGGTTCGAGGCGCGACGCAAGGCCGAGCGTCAGATCAGGTCGAACGAGCGACGCCGGGCCGAAGGCATCCCGGCGTCCACCTGGAAGGCGTTCGGCTGGACGCGAGATGGCGAGCTGATCCCCGAGGAGGCCGAGGCCGTTCGGCGGGCATTCGACGCGTTCCTCGGTGAACCGGCGCTGTCGATCCGGCGCATCCGCGAGGACCTGAACAGTGCCGGGCACGTCACCGCGCGCGGACAGGCGTTCTCCGTCGATGCCGTGCGGTACTTGCTGGCGAACCCGCTCTACGCTGGCTACATCAAGCACTACGCCTCGGGCGAGCTGTACCCGGTGCAGGGCGGGGCGTTCCCGCCCATCGTCAGCGAGCAGACGTGGCGGGCCGCGGTGGCGAAGCTGGAGGACAACGTGCGGAGGTCGGCGAGGCAGGGCAACCAGCCGAAGTACCTTCTGTCCTCGATCGGCCTGTGCGGGAGGTGCGGCGCGACGCTTGTCTCGGGGACGAACAGCCGCAAGCAGCCGACGTACCGCTGCGGCGAGCAGTTCCACCTCACCCGCCAACGGGAGCCCGTCGATGCGATGGTCACCGAGGCGGTGCTCACCCGGCTGTCCTCGGCGGACGTGCACGACCTCGTGATGCCGCAGGATGACGCTGGGCCGGACCGCGAGGAGCTGCTGACCGAGCGGAACGCCCTGGTCGAGCGTGTCAAGGAACTGAGCCCGCTGCTGCGGGACATCCACCAGCCCGTGCTGGAGATCACCGCGGCGATCAACGACGTGAAGGCCCGCATCGACGAGATCGACGCGGAGCTGCTCGACCGCTCGGTGTCGGCGGCGGCGAAGTTGCTCGCGGACGTGGACGAGCCGGTCGGCACCGCGGAGCGCCGCGAGGTCGTCGAGTCGAAGTGGAAGGAGCTGGACGTGGACCGCCGCCGGATGCTCGTGGACGAGCTGGTGACGGTGACCATCGAGCCCATCGCGCCTGGTCACGTGAAGTTCGACCCTGACCTCATTCGGATAGAGCCGCGTCGCGACTGA
- a CDS encoding CPBP family intramembrane glutamic endopeptidase, translating into MSTTNPAPASNDSPPRTPMLRLLGVLAVRPVLVLALGLILVAANLSLIYANALVVVIDIAALAAVGLAMRAEGRGLLDLFRPWRWVDLAWGALMLIILLVGFLASNFVANLIVYGGAPPIPTGAPSVPLWVGIVAVLIAPLTIALAEEAVYRGYAQPRLAGRIDTALALIVVAIVFGIQHIGFALSSPADVAAKVLTTLFAGLILGALMLWMRRITPLVLAHWGLDLLLLGLPTLMLALA; encoded by the coding sequence ATGTCCACGACGAACCCCGCCCCAGCGTCCAACGATTCCCCGCCCCGTACGCCGATGCTGCGCCTGCTCGGAGTTCTCGCCGTCCGGCCCGTGCTCGTGCTCGCCCTCGGCCTGATCCTCGTCGCCGCGAACCTGTCCCTGATCTATGCCAACGCCCTGGTCGTCGTCATCGACATCGCGGCGCTCGCCGCAGTCGGTCTCGCGATGCGCGCCGAAGGCCGCGGCCTCCTCGATCTGTTCCGCCCCTGGCGATGGGTGGACCTGGCCTGGGGAGCGCTCATGCTGATCATCCTGCTGGTCGGATTCCTCGCCTCGAACTTCGTCGCCAACCTCATCGTCTACGGCGGTGCGCCGCCGATCCCGACCGGCGCCCCGAGCGTTCCGCTGTGGGTGGGGATCGTCGCGGTGCTCATCGCCCCGCTCACGATCGCCCTGGCCGAGGAGGCGGTCTACCGCGGTTACGCGCAGCCCCGGCTCGCGGGTCGCATCGACACCGCCCTCGCGCTCATCGTCGTCGCGATCGTCTTCGGGATCCAGCACATCGGATTCGCGCTCTCCTCGCCGGCCGATGTCGCGGCAAAGGTGCTCACGACGCTCTTCGCGGGTCTCATCCTCGGGGCGCTGATGCTCTGGATGCGTCGGATCACCCCGCTCGTGCTCGCCCACTGGGGGCTCGACCTGCTGCTCCTGGGCCTCCCGACGCTGATGCTCGCGCTGGCCTGA
- a CDS encoding ABC transporter ATP-binding protein, giving the protein MEIQTSDIGLVARVAHLGKHYGEGPQRVTALDDVSIGIRRGQFTAIMGPSGSGKSTLMHVMAGLDTPSEGRVWLGDDEISGLGDAALTKLRRRRIGFVFQSFNLVPTLDVMGNLRLPFELDGRRPNAEEQHRIGALVETLGLADRLKHRPHELSGGQQQRVAIARALATQPDVIFADEPTGALDSRTGREVLGLLRSATRTAGQSIAMVTHDPVAASHADRILFLADGRIVADRGAMSAEQISETMLNLETVVSGAAA; this is encoded by the coding sequence ATGGAGATTCAAACGAGCGATATCGGGCTGGTGGCGCGCGTCGCGCACCTGGGCAAGCACTACGGCGAGGGGCCGCAGCGGGTCACCGCACTCGACGACGTGTCGATCGGCATCAGACGCGGTCAGTTCACGGCGATCATGGGGCCGTCGGGATCGGGCAAATCGACTCTCATGCACGTGATGGCCGGCCTCGACACCCCCAGCGAGGGGCGGGTCTGGCTCGGCGACGACGAGATCAGCGGCCTCGGCGACGCGGCGCTGACGAAGCTGCGGAGACGCCGGATCGGCTTCGTGTTCCAGTCGTTCAACCTCGTGCCCACGCTCGACGTGATGGGCAACCTGCGGCTGCCGTTCGAACTCGACGGGCGCCGCCCGAACGCCGAGGAGCAGCACCGCATCGGCGCGCTCGTCGAGACGCTGGGGCTCGCCGACCGGCTCAAGCACCGCCCGCACGAACTGTCGGGCGGTCAGCAGCAGCGGGTCGCGATCGCGCGGGCGCTCGCCACGCAGCCCGACGTGATCTTCGCCGACGAGCCCACCGGCGCACTCGACTCCCGCACGGGGCGCGAGGTGCTCGGGCTGCTGCGATCCGCCACCCGCACGGCCGGCCAGTCCATCGCGATGGTCACGCACGACCCGGTCGCGGCGAGCCACGCCGACCGCATCCTGTTCCTCGCCGACGGACGCATCGTCGCCGACCGCGGCGCCATGAGCGCCGAGCAGATCTCGGAGACGATGCTGAACCTCGAGACGGTCGTGTCGGGGGCGGCGGCGTGA
- a CDS encoding ABC transporter permease gives MSGRIREHASTIVVSALSSLFAVTLILFTGILTAAIDPAVIEGSGMFRLVLIMVAAIFILIALYVGAIVTANTFSTIIAGRTRTIALLRLIGATSARVRARVAGEGLVMGLLGAVLGFGIAEALCAAAVAWGPELGWLPAGRDYPLFDPLTLIAVAIVALTTWAAAWSGSRRVGRVSPIAATGAAVELPAERSRRRPARTVWAMILLIIGAALLAIGIALGLVTPLALFIAFFGGLFSFTGIALGAHLIMPPLLRLSGRALGSGPSGRLAAANAVRFPERSARSTIGLVIGVTLVTMFAVALASYETMTLQAFENDPSLREELAGTLAVTTAVFTGLVGFSAVIAAVGLVNTLSLSVLQRTRELGLLRALGFTGAQVRRMVLAESAQMTLTALVFGLVLGVFYGWTAAVTLLGSQSGMMAPTIPWPIIGGVAVFGIALALIAAAAPARRAIRVSPVAALAAQ, from the coding sequence GTGAGCGGCAGGATCCGGGAGCACGCCTCCACCATCGTCGTCTCGGCGCTGTCGTCGCTGTTCGCGGTGACGCTGATCCTGTTCACCGGGATCCTCACCGCCGCCATCGACCCCGCCGTGATCGAGGGGAGCGGCATGTTCCGGCTCGTGCTGATCATGGTGGCCGCCATCTTCATCTTGATCGCGCTCTACGTCGGAGCGATCGTCACGGCGAACACCTTCTCGACCATCATCGCCGGCCGCACCCGCACGATCGCGCTGCTGCGGCTCATTGGCGCGACCTCGGCCCGCGTGAGGGCGCGGGTCGCGGGGGAGGGACTCGTGATGGGGTTGCTCGGGGCTGTTCTCGGGTTCGGGATCGCCGAAGCGCTGTGCGCGGCGGCCGTGGCCTGGGGGCCGGAGCTCGGCTGGCTGCCCGCGGGGCGCGACTACCCCCTGTTCGATCCGCTGACCCTCATCGCGGTCGCGATCGTCGCGCTCACCACGTGGGCCGCGGCGTGGTCGGGATCGCGGCGCGTGGGCAGGGTCTCGCCGATCGCGGCGACCGGCGCGGCCGTCGAACTGCCCGCGGAGCGATCCCGTCGCCGGCCGGCGCGCACGGTGTGGGCCATGATCCTGCTCATCATCGGAGCCGCGCTGCTCGCGATCGGCATCGCTCTCGGCCTCGTCACGCCGCTCGCGCTCTTCATCGCGTTCTTCGGCGGCCTCTTCTCGTTCACCGGCATCGCCCTCGGAGCGCACCTCATCATGCCGCCGCTGCTGCGGCTCTCCGGCCGCGCGCTCGGCTCCGGCCCGTCCGGTCGCCTGGCCGCAGCGAACGCGGTGCGCTTCCCCGAGCGCAGCGCGCGCTCGACCATCGGCCTCGTGATCGGCGTGACGCTCGTCACGATGTTCGCGGTCGCACTCGCGAGCTACGAGACGATGACGCTGCAGGCGTTCGAGAACGACCCCTCGCTGCGGGAGGAGCTCGCGGGCACCCTCGCCGTCACCACCGCGGTCTTCACCGGCCTCGTCGGATTCTCGGCGGTCATCGCCGCGGTCGGGCTCGTGAATACGCTCTCGCTCAGCGTGCTGCAGCGCACCCGCGAACTCGGGCTGCTGCGCGCGCTCGGCTTCACCGGGGCGCAGGTGCGCCGCATGGTGCTCGCCGAGAGCGCGCAGATGACGCTCACTGCGCTCGTCTTCGGGCTCGTGCTCGGCGTCTTCTACGGCTGGACCGCGGCTGTGACCCTGCTCGGTTCCCAGTCGGGCATGATGGCTCCGACGATTCCCTGGCCGATCATCGGCGGCGTCGCGGTGTTCGGGATCGCGCTTGCCCTGATCGCCGCGGCCGCACCTGCGCGGCGCGCGATCCGCGTCTCGCCCGTCGCCGCGCTCGCCGCGCAGTGA
- a CDS encoding leucyl aminopeptidase family protein, giving the protein MTVVIDPAFDPVPSLSHAPSVSVSPQAPADTGALAVFVPSEGELPEGVAEIGRDALAAAGFTGGENQTLLLPGTPLRVLVGTGKAGIDSDARLRDAVAAFTRAAREEARIAVDLSGLLASGDWDVEVAVQAAIEGAVLARYRYDALKSDPKTVALEELMLQIGDGHGDDASGDIERGVERGLILARTAAISRDLANTPPRHLSAVKFAEVVERLAPDFGLEVEVFDREALMRLGTGGLLGVNAGSVEEPRMIKVSYRPEGTALADAEAHLALIGKGIMYDSGGISLKPSNAMHAAMKFDMMGAAAVFASMTALRDLGASTAVTGWLMCTDNMPSGSATKLGDVLTMRGGKTVEVKNTDAEGRLVMADGLVLATEEQRRPDAIVDIATLTGAAMMALGTRTAAMLANNDSVAEQLQAAADATDENIWRFPLDHRYRDQLKSNVADLSNIGGQYAGVILAALFLNEFVDGLPWGHLDIAGTMQSESDDLWRSVGSTGFGARLLAEFAAGFEKPEADTDTDGTAADDE; this is encoded by the coding sequence ATGACCGTTGTGATTGATCCTGCATTCGATCCCGTCCCTTCTCTCTCCCACGCGCCCAGCGTGAGCGTGTCGCCCCAGGCGCCGGCCGATACCGGCGCCCTGGCTGTATTCGTGCCCTCCGAGGGCGAGCTGCCCGAGGGCGTCGCCGAGATCGGCAGGGACGCGCTCGCCGCAGCCGGCTTCACCGGCGGCGAGAACCAGACGCTGCTGCTGCCGGGCACTCCGCTGCGGGTGCTGGTCGGCACGGGAAAGGCGGGCATCGATTCCGACGCCCGTCTGCGCGACGCCGTCGCGGCGTTCACCCGCGCGGCTCGGGAGGAGGCGCGGATCGCGGTCGACCTCTCGGGGTTGCTCGCGTCGGGCGACTGGGACGTCGAGGTGGCCGTGCAGGCCGCGATCGAGGGCGCTGTGCTCGCCCGCTACCGCTATGACGCTCTGAAGAGCGACCCCAAGACGGTGGCGCTCGAGGAGCTCATGCTGCAGATCGGCGACGGGCACGGCGACGACGCATCCGGCGATATCGAGCGGGGCGTCGAGCGCGGCCTGATCCTCGCCCGCACCGCAGCGATCTCCCGCGACCTGGCCAACACCCCGCCGCGCCACCTCAGCGCGGTCAAGTTCGCCGAGGTGGTCGAGCGCCTCGCGCCCGACTTCGGACTCGAGGTCGAAGTCTTCGATCGCGAGGCGCTCATGCGGCTCGGCACGGGCGGCCTGCTCGGCGTCAACGCCGGCAGCGTCGAAGAGCCGCGCATGATCAAGGTCTCATACCGCCCTGAAGGCACCGCTCTCGCGGACGCGGAGGCGCACCTCGCGCTCATCGGCAAGGGCATCATGTACGACTCGGGCGGCATCAGCCTGAAGCCGTCCAACGCCATGCACGCGGCCATGAAGTTCGACATGATGGGCGCCGCGGCCGTGTTCGCGTCCATGACGGCCCTGCGCGACCTCGGGGCGAGCACCGCGGTCACCGGCTGGCTCATGTGCACCGACAACATGCCGTCGGGCAGCGCCACCAAGCTCGGCGACGTGCTCACCATGCGCGGCGGCAAGACCGTCGAGGTGAAGAACACCGATGCCGAGGGCCGTCTCGTGATGGCCGACGGCCTCGTGCTCGCGACCGAAGAGCAGCGCAGGCCCGACGCCATCGTCGACATCGCCACGCTCACCGGCGCCGCGATGATGGCGCTCGGCACGCGCACCGCCGCGATGCTCGCGAACAACGATTCGGTCGCAGAGCAGCTGCAGGCCGCCGCTGACGCGACCGACGAGAACATCTGGCGTTTCCCGCTCGACCACCGCTACCGCGACCAGCTCAAGTCGAACGTCGCCGACCTCTCGAACATCGGCGGCCAGTACGCCGGGGTGATCCTCGCCGCACTCTTCCTCAACGAGTTCGTCGACGGCCTGCCCTGGGGCCACCTCGACATCGCCGGCACCATGCAGTCCGAGAGCGACGACCTGTGGCGCTCGGTCGGCTCGACAGGTTTCGGCGCGCGTCTGCTCGCGGAGTTCGCCGCCGGCTTCGAGAAGCCCGAGGCCGACACCGACACCGATGGAACGGCTGCCGACGATGAGTGA
- a CDS encoding M18 family aminopeptidase has product MSDTAASASRRSRRGGRSSRAPQNLLKDRDAYIDYLSEFIAEAPSSYHAATALAKALEGAEFVAHDEAEAWEAVTDGSRGFVLRDGALIAWRAGKKVTADSPVRVLGCHTDSPGFSVKPQPDFTAHGWSQVGVEVYGGPLLNSWLDRDLEFAGRVVTREGVEHLARTGAVARIPQLAIHLDREANSGLTLDRQRHTQPVIGLTPVGGAEERAPSVLALLADAVGVRVDEIAAADVRLHDTQPPARIGVHGELYASPRLDNLSSTVAGLVALLATEPAAGTIAVLAAFDHEELGSETRSGACGPFLEEVLGRIRAGLDASVDDSARALARSWCLSADAGHSVHPNYPEKHDPRVQPLAGRGPMLKVNANQRYASDAHGAALWLRVCEAAGVQTQEFVSNNTSPCGSTIGPLTATRLGIRTVDVGVPLLSMHSARELAHVDDLHGLARATGAFFAALS; this is encoded by the coding sequence ATGAGTGACACCGCGGCCTCCGCCTCTCGGCGCTCTCGACGGGGCGGTCGCTCCTCGCGCGCTCCTCAGAACCTGCTCAAGGATCGCGACGCCTACATCGACTACCTCTCCGAGTTCATCGCCGAGGCGCCGTCGTCGTATCACGCGGCGACGGCCCTCGCGAAGGCGCTCGAAGGAGCGGAGTTCGTGGCGCACGACGAGGCCGAGGCCTGGGAGGCGGTGACCGACGGATCGCGTGGCTTCGTGCTCCGCGACGGCGCTCTGATCGCGTGGCGGGCCGGCAAGAAGGTCACCGCTGACAGTCCGGTGCGCGTGCTCGGGTGTCACACCGATTCGCCGGGTTTCTCGGTGAAGCCGCAGCCCGACTTCACGGCCCACGGCTGGAGCCAGGTGGGCGTCGAGGTCTACGGCGGCCCGCTGCTCAACTCCTGGCTCGACCGCGACCTGGAGTTCGCCGGTCGGGTGGTCACTCGCGAGGGCGTCGAGCACCTGGCGCGCACGGGCGCGGTGGCCCGTATCCCACAGCTCGCGATCCATCTCGACCGCGAGGCCAACTCGGGTCTCACTCTCGACCGGCAGCGGCACACGCAGCCCGTGATCGGGCTCACCCCCGTCGGCGGGGCGGAGGAGAGGGCCCCGTCGGTGCTCGCGCTCCTCGCGGACGCAGTGGGGGTGCGGGTCGATGAGATCGCCGCAGCCGACGTGCGCCTGCATGACACGCAGCCCCCGGCCCGCATCGGCGTGCACGGCGAGCTCTACGCTTCGCCTCGGCTCGACAACCTCAGTTCGACGGTCGCCGGCCTCGTCGCCCTGCTCGCCACGGAACCGGCGGCGGGCACCATCGCGGTGCTCGCGGCGTTCGACCACGAGGAGCTCGGCTCCGAGACGCGCTCGGGAGCCTGCGGGCCGTTCCTCGAGGAGGTGCTGGGCAGGATCCGCGCGGGCCTTGACGCCTCGGTCGATGATTCGGCTCGGGCCCTTGCCCGATCGTGGTGCCTGTCGGCGGATGCGGGGCACTCGGTGCACCCGAACTATCCCGAGAAGCACGACCCCCGAGTGCAGCCGCTCGCGGGGCGAGGGCCGATGCTGAAGGTGAATGCCAACCAGCGTTACGCTAGCGACGCTCACGGTGCTGCGCTGTGGTTGCGCGTGTGCGAGGCGGCCGGGGTGCAGACCCAGGAGTTCGTGTCGAACAACACGTCTCCGTGCGGATCCACGATCGGGCCGCTCACGGCGACGCGCCTCGGTATTCGCACCGTCGATGTCGGAGTGCCGCTGCTGTCGATGCACTCGGCGCGCGAGCTCGCGCACGTCGACGACCTGCACGGACTCGCCCGGGCGACTGGCGCGTTTTTCGCGGCCCTGTCATAA
- a CDS encoding antitoxin VbhA family protein yields the protein MSTTNPRGEWVSQAKHSAFLEGLRVSQTFQEESEEYIAGAISSDELVEMTRARFGLVSRT from the coding sequence ATGAGTACCACGAACCCTCGAGGTGAATGGGTGAGTCAGGCAAAGCACAGTGCATTCCTTGAGGGCCTGAGAGTCAGCCAGACTTTTCAAGAAGAAAGCGAAGAGTACATCGCCGGCGCCATCAGCTCCGATGAGCTTGTGGAGATGACTCGGGCGCGGTTCGGGCTTGTCTCTCGCACCTGA
- a CDS encoding Fic/DOC family protein, which translates to MSLAPDPYIDGETGVLWNLVEAETRKDLAAAESDLTTARTVQLLDHDLIEHTRDLLEVCALHRQLFQDVYAWAGEIRTIDMRRGEGHFFAPCGDIELNAHHIFASLRRENCLKGLGKEQFLVRLADFYDQLNYVHPFREGNGRTQRLFWSRVAFDAGWVLDWRPIHGGLLDEVSRLAREERNLLPLREALEQCLFPLSRE; encoded by the coding sequence TTGTCTCTCGCACCTGACCCATACATAGATGGCGAAACCGGAGTTCTGTGGAACCTGGTCGAGGCTGAGACTCGAAAAGACCTCGCAGCTGCGGAAAGCGATCTGACGACGGCACGTACCGTCCAACTGCTGGATCACGATCTTATTGAGCATACGAGGGATCTGCTCGAGGTTTGCGCACTCCACCGTCAGCTGTTTCAAGATGTCTACGCTTGGGCGGGGGAGATCCGTACGATCGATATGCGCCGGGGTGAAGGGCACTTCTTCGCTCCGTGCGGGGATATCGAACTCAATGCGCATCATATATTTGCCTCGTTGCGCAGGGAGAACTGTCTGAAAGGCCTGGGCAAGGAGCAGTTTCTCGTACGTCTTGCTGACTTCTACGATCAGTTGAACTACGTCCATCCATTTCGGGAGGGAAACGGTCGGACACAGCGTCTCTTCTGGTCTCGCGTGGCGTTCGACGCGGGATGGGTGCTGGACTGGCGGCCGATTCATGGTGGCCTCTTGGACGAGGTGAGTCGGCTCGCACGCGAAGAAAGAAACCTGCTGCCGTTGCGCGAAGCACTCGAGCAGTGCCTCTTTCCCCTCTCACGGGAGTAG
- a CDS encoding GNAT family N-acetyltransferase → MPDNRFTIEKQTERGRYVLIDKRPEANAAADAPGPVEIGEEAYVDVTDDEGRIERVFYHTGVSKDYAGQGLASTLVRTAVDDAIVDGARIVPVCPYVKSWLRKHPDYAEHLVEPREDHIRAITSS, encoded by the coding sequence GTGCCAGACAATCGCTTCACCATTGAGAAGCAGACGGAGAGGGGTCGCTATGTGCTCATCGACAAGCGCCCCGAGGCGAACGCAGCCGCAGACGCACCCGGCCCCGTGGAAATCGGCGAGGAAGCCTACGTAGACGTCACCGACGACGAGGGGCGGATCGAGCGCGTGTTCTACCACACCGGCGTCTCGAAAGACTACGCCGGGCAGGGCCTCGCCTCCACGCTTGTGCGGACAGCCGTCGACGACGCCATCGTCGACGGGGCGAGGATCGTGCCGGTCTGTCCATACGTGAAGTCCTGGCTGCGCAAGCATCCCGACTATGCTGAACACCTCGTCGAACCTCGCGAGGACCATATCCGCGCGATCACGAGTAGTTAA